A window of the Polypterus senegalus isolate Bchr_013 chromosome 4, ASM1683550v1, whole genome shotgun sequence genome harbors these coding sequences:
- the LOC120528680 gene encoding C-type lectin domain family 4 member E-like isoform X1 produces MSVTFCEFQYLSGHLHSVTFPSSSAFSGQKCSRCPHNWLLINFTCYLFSTDKMNWLKSQDQCKSDRGHLVIIESEEEQDFLTALVEMEGREDKSYWIGLTDQNIEGDFVWVDEMPLDKQKTFWAKRDHDHGQEPDNWIEESISPGEDCVHLQKSKIYSGWYDAGCEMQKKRICEAPCSVHG; encoded by the exons ATGTCTGTGACCTTCTGTGAATTTCAGTATCTTTCAGGTCATCTTCACTCTGTCACTTTCCCTTCTTCCTCTGCATTTTCAGGTCAGAAGTGTTCTCGATGTCCACATAATTGGCTGCTGATCAACTTCACATGTTATTTATTCTCCACTGATAAAATGAACTGGCTCAAAAGTCAAGATCAATGTAAATCAGATAGGGGACACCTGGTGATTATTGAGAGTGAGGAGGAACAG gattttttaaCAGCATTGGTGGAAATGGAAGGAAGAGAAGATAAATCCTACTGGATTGGACTAACGGATCAGAACATAGAAGGTGACTTTGTATGGGTAGATGAAATGCCCCTGGACAAACAGAAAAC ctttTGGGCTAAAAGGGATCATGACCATGGGCAAGAGCCAGACAACTGGATTGAAGAGTCTATTTCCCCGGGAGAGGACTGTGTGCATCTACAGAAATCAAAGATCTACAGTGGCTGGTATGATGCAGGCTGtgaaatgcaaaagaaaaggaTCTGTGAAGCACCTTGTTCAGTTCATGGCTAA
- the LOC120528680 gene encoding C-type lectin domain family 4 member D-like isoform X2: MNWLKSQDQCKSDRGHLVIIESEEEQDFLTALVEMEGREDKSYWIGLTDQNIEGDFVWVDEMPLDKQKTFWAKRDHDHGQEPDNWIEESISPGEDCVHLQKSKIYSGWYDAGCEMQKKRICEAPCSVHG, translated from the exons ATGAACTGGCTCAAAAGTCAAGATCAATGTAAATCAGATAGGGGACACCTGGTGATTATTGAGAGTGAGGAGGAACAG gattttttaaCAGCATTGGTGGAAATGGAAGGAAGAGAAGATAAATCCTACTGGATTGGACTAACGGATCAGAACATAGAAGGTGACTTTGTATGGGTAGATGAAATGCCCCTGGACAAACAGAAAAC ctttTGGGCTAAAAGGGATCATGACCATGGGCAAGAGCCAGACAACTGGATTGAAGAGTCTATTTCCCCGGGAGAGGACTGTGTGCATCTACAGAAATCAAAGATCTACAGTGGCTGGTATGATGCAGGCTGtgaaatgcaaaagaaaaggaTCTGTGAAGCACCTTGTTCAGTTCATGGCTAA